One Rhea pennata isolate bPtePen1 chromosome 3, bPtePen1.pri, whole genome shotgun sequence DNA segment encodes these proteins:
- the BANF2 gene encoding barrier-to-autointegration factor-like protein: MAIRSQKFKDFVSEPMGNKTITEVDGIDEELGSKLAAKGFDKAYILLGQFLLLKKDALIFQQWLKDTFGASSRQALQCTTCLTEWCYTLL, encoded by the exons ATGGCAATCAGAAGCCAAAAGTTCAAAGACTTTGTCTCTGAGCCCATGGGAAATAAGACTATTACAGAAGTAGATGGCATTGATGAGGAGCTTGGATCTAAACTGGCTGCCAAAGGTTTTGACAAG GCGTACATCCTGCTAGGCCAGTTCCTCCTCCTGAAAAAGGATGCTTTGATTTTCCAGCAGTGGTTGAAAGATACTTTTGGTGCCAGTTCAAGGCAGGCTCTGCAGTGCACCACTTGCTTAACAGAATGGTGCTACACCCTCCTGTAA